The DNA window CTACTACCACAGCGGCTACCGGGGGGTCGGTAGTGAACTGCCGTCCACCGAGTTGTCGCCAGTAAATCGCGTGTCGAGCGACTCGTCCTGAGCCCCCACGCCGAAAAACGCAAAGTCGTATCGGGCCGGGTCGTTCGGAGAAAATTCGCGGCAGATGGCGGTGAGGCGCCGGACGGCTTTCCAGTCGTTCGTCTTGCGAGAGAGCAGCCCCAAGGCGCGCGCCTGACGCCCCACGTGTACGTCCACCGGCAGCATCAGATCGGCCGGTTGTAAGCAGGTCCAGTGTCCGAAGTCCACCGGTCCGGGCCGCACCATCCAGCGGAGGTACATGTTGAGTCGCTTGCAGGCGCTGCCCGTCTCGGGGCGTGCCAGGTGCTTTCGAAGGCGCTGGGGCGTCTCGTCGTCAATCGTGAGCAGTGTTGTACTCACCCCCTGCAGCATGGAGCGGACGGGGGAGCCGTTCGGATCCTCAGGCTTGTGAGCGTCAAAGAGCGACTCGACCGAGCCGTACTGCTCCAATGCTGTGCTCAAATTCTTCGTCAGCCAGATCGCGTCGATGGGCTGAAAGGTTCGATGCACGAAGTCGTCGAGTGCACCGGCGTCGCGGGCCGGGACAAACGTGCGCACGAAGCGGTGCGGGGCATGGTCCATCCGCTCGCATAACTCCGTCAGCTTGCGCAGCATCACGTCGCGCCGCCCCCACGCCAGGAGCGCCGCGTAGAGCCCAATCACCTCTTGGTCGCGCGGGTCGTCGAACGCGTGGGGAATCGAGATCGGATCGTCCT is part of the Salinibacter sp. 10B genome and encodes:
- a CDS encoding TIGR02757 family protein, whose protein sequence is MASLHDLNEYLDRLVDRHETPAFIEDDPISIPHAFDDPRDQEVIGLYAALLAWGRRDVMLRKLTELCERMDHAPHRFVRTFVPARDAGALDDFVHRTFQPIDAIWLTKNLSTALEQYGSVESLFDAHKPEDPNGSPVRSMLQGVSTTLLTIDDETPQRLRKHLARPETGSACKRLNMYLRWMVRPGPVDFGHWTCLQPADLMLPVDVHVGRQARALGLLSRKTNDWKAVRRLTAICREFSPNDPARYDFAFFGVGAQDESLDTRFTGDNSVDGSSLPTPR